The following are from one region of the Abiotrophia defectiva ATCC 49176 genome:
- a CDS encoding D-alanine--D-alanine ligase encodes MKIVLLYGGQSAEHDISLISAHNIMQSIMYNYYEVQPVYITKQGDWLKGAPLSGPLSHSNQLALSAGPQACWAEGPEGQSVGTLIQPGDIKEADTIVFPILHGPNGEDGTIQGFLEVLGMPYVGAGVTASACGMDKVISKQLFHQAGLPQVPYVAFDSREWAQSPEEWMNRCEGNLLYPLFVKPANMGSSVGISKATTTEELRAAVEKALQFDRRIVVEQGISAQECEVAVLGNDDAHASVVGRLVKTADFYDYDEKYVNNTVEMEIPAQLPDAISDKIQEYALRAYRALDGKGLSRVDFFVTASHDIYINEINTMPGFTPYSMYPCLWEATGLNTRDLIEELLQLALKSFEDKQAYKQVSR; translated from the coding sequence ATGAAAATCGTCTTACTCTATGGTGGGCAGAGTGCTGAACATGATATTTCCTTGATTTCAGCACATAATATTATGCAGTCCATCATGTACAATTACTATGAAGTACAACCAGTTTATATTACCAAGCAAGGAGACTGGCTCAAGGGGGCGCCTTTATCAGGTCCGCTTAGCCACTCTAATCAACTTGCCCTAAGCGCTGGTCCGCAAGCATGTTGGGCTGAGGGGCCAGAGGGTCAATCAGTCGGGACCTTAATTCAACCTGGCGACATTAAGGAAGCAGATACCATTGTCTTTCCTATCTTACATGGGCCTAACGGCGAAGATGGGACCATCCAAGGTTTCTTGGAAGTCTTGGGTATGCCTTATGTCGGGGCTGGCGTGACTGCTAGCGCCTGCGGTATGGACAAGGTCATTTCCAAACAACTTTTCCACCAAGCTGGCTTACCACAAGTGCCATACGTGGCCTTTGATTCTCGTGAATGGGCTCAGTCCCCTGAGGAATGGATGAATCGCTGCGAGGGCAACTTGCTCTATCCGCTCTTTGTAAAGCCTGCTAACATGGGCTCTAGCGTGGGGATTTCTAAAGCCACCACAACCGAAGAGCTGCGTGCAGCCGTAGAGAAAGCCCTGCAATTTGACCGTCGCATCGTGGTGGAACAAGGGATTTCTGCTCAAGAATGCGAAGTAGCAGTTCTAGGCAACGATGACGCACACGCTAGTGTAGTCGGCCGTCTGGTTAAGACCGCTGATTTCTATGACTACGATGAAAAGTATGTCAACAACACAGTTGAAATGGAGATTCCGGCTCAATTGCCAGACGCCATTAGTGACAAGATTCAAGAATATGCCCTACGCGCCTACCGCGCATTGGATGGCAAGGGCTTGTCGAGGGTTGACTTCTTTGTGACGGCTAGCCACGATATCTATATTAATGAAATTAACACCATGCCAGGCTTTACCCCTTACAGCATGTATCCTTGTCTTTGGGAAGCGACCGGGCTTAATACCCGTGACTTGATTGAAGAGCTCTTGCAGTTAGCGCTTAAGAGCTTCGAAGACAAGCAAGCTTATAAACAAGTAAGTCGTTAA
- a CDS encoding LemA family protein, which yields MSTLWTVLGIIAGIVVLLVVFWASVYNRLVRLRNWSEESFSQVDVQLQRRNDLIPNLVETVKGYSKHESETLDAVVKARQQIVNLPMDATPEQKNELSNQLTGALSRLLAVAEAYPELKANQNYLDLQRSLEETEDLIAKARQIYNSSIGQYNTGIQTFPNSLVAGLSGFAPKAYLQAPAEAKEAPKVSF from the coding sequence ATGAGTACATTATGGACTGTTTTAGGGATTATTGCTGGGATTGTGGTCCTATTAGTAGTCTTCTGGGCATCTGTCTACAACCGTTTAGTTCGTTTACGTAACTGGTCTGAAGAGAGCTTCAGCCAAGTAGACGTGCAACTCCAACGTCGTAACGACTTAATTCCAAACTTAGTGGAAACAGTCAAAGGTTACTCTAAACACGAGAGTGAAACCTTAGATGCCGTAGTGAAGGCACGTCAACAAATCGTCAACTTGCCAATGGATGCAACACCTGAGCAAAAGAACGAATTATCAAACCAATTGACAGGCGCTTTATCTCGTTTATTGGCTGTAGCAGAAGCTTATCCTGAGCTCAAAGCTAACCAAAACTACTTGGACTTACAACGGAGCTTGGAAGAAACTGAAGACTTGATTGCCAAAGCACGTCAAATCTACAACTCAAGCATCGGCCAATACAACACTGGGATCCAAACCTTCCCTAACAGCTTGGTAGCTGGCTTAAGTGGTTTTGCACCAAAAGCTTACCTACAAGCACCAGCTGAAGCGAAAGAAGCACCAAAAGTAAGCTTCTAA
- a CDS encoding type B 50S ribosomal protein L31, with translation MRPDIHPNYQPVVFMDTTTGYKFLSGSTKTSNETVEWEDGNTYPLIRVEISSDSHPFYTGRQKFTQADGRVDRFNKKYGFNK, from the coding sequence ATGAGACCAGATATTCATCCAAACTACCAACCAGTTGTCTTCATGGACACTACTACTGGTTACAAATTCTTGTCAGGTTCAACGAAAACTTCTAACGAAACGGTTGAGTGGGAAGATGGCAACACTTACCCATTAATCCGCGTGGAAATTTCGTCTGATTCACATCCATTCTACACTGGGCGTCAAAAATTCACCCAAGCAGATGGTCGTGTGGACCGCTTCAACAAGAAGTACGGCTTCAACAAATAA
- a CDS encoding acyl-CoA thioesterase, whose amino-acid sequence MEAKFCRESRAVQTHRILPFHCNMHQTLYGGQLMEFIDNCASITVSRHTRSLCVTASMDQLNFIRPLHLSDSVCVETIVTGTGRTSVEVFAKVVGERLETGERYLAATAFLTFVAIDETGASVEVAPIQPEGPEEIFVCAGYPERQAKRMAERKASAQFQSGLNLDFPWDIH is encoded by the coding sequence ATGGAGGCTAAGTTTTGCCGCGAATCACGAGCGGTGCAAACCCACCGTATTCTACCTTTCCATTGTAATATGCACCAAACCCTCTATGGCGGTCAGCTCATGGAATTCATTGATAACTGTGCCAGTATTACAGTGTCCCGCCATACGCGCAGTCTCTGTGTGACGGCCTCGATGGACCAGCTCAACTTTATCCGGCCTCTGCACTTGTCTGACTCCGTCTGTGTGGAAACCATTGTCACAGGTACCGGCCGTACCTCGGTCGAAGTCTTTGCCAAGGTAGTAGGGGAACGCCTTGAGACGGGGGAACGTTATTTAGCAGCGACGGCCTTCTTGACCTTTGTGGCCATCGATGAGACGGGGGCTTCGGTTGAGGTCGCCCCTATTCAGCCAGAGGGCCCAGAGGAAATCTTCGTCTGCGCAGGCTACCCAGAACGCCAGGCCAAACGCATGGCCGAACGCAAAGCATCGGCTCAATTCCAGTCAGGCCTCAACTTGGATTTTCCCTGGGATATCCACTAA
- the proS gene encoding proline--tRNA ligase yields MVTRQEDFSKWYLQTIQQADLMDYSPVRGCMIFKPDGYEIWEHIQKAMDARFKEEGIRNAYFPMLIPESFFNKEKDHIEGFSPELPWVTEAAGEKLEERLALRPTSETIIGDAFSNWIQSYRDLPLEINQWANVFRWEKKTLPFLRTSEFLWQEGHTAHADGQEALERTMRMLQIYKEVVEGVLAVPVVDGEKTPSERFAGAVSTFSIEAMMQDGKAVQAGTSHYMGTKFAEAFDIRYLNTDNEHVYAHTSSFGVSTRLIGAMIMTHGDDKGLVLPPAVAPTQVVFVPVGPWQKNPAILDKIHELQAQLKAAGIRCRVDDSNNSPGFKFNEWELRGVPVRIECGPRDLENAQVMMKARDLDDKVAVPFDNFLASVQAELASMQGRLLEKARQMNQANYYTDINSLDELKAHIESKRAAGQVPGWVLAGWDGTEESEAKIKEETGFTTRNIPFAGQVPEKATCIVTGQPAKHTVWLARAY; encoded by the coding sequence ATGGTAACAAGACAAGAAGATTTCTCAAAATGGTATTTACAAACCATTCAACAAGCAGATTTAATGGACTACTCGCCAGTGCGAGGCTGTATGATTTTTAAACCAGATGGCTATGAAATCTGGGAACATATCCAAAAAGCCATGGATGCTCGTTTCAAGGAAGAGGGCATCCGTAATGCCTACTTCCCAATGTTAATTCCTGAATCATTCTTCAACAAGGAGAAGGATCACATCGAAGGCTTTAGCCCAGAATTACCATGGGTAACGGAAGCGGCCGGTGAGAAATTAGAAGAACGTTTGGCCTTACGTCCAACTTCTGAGACCATTATTGGGGATGCCTTCTCCAACTGGATCCAGTCCTACCGTGACCTACCACTCGAAATCAACCAATGGGCTAACGTGTTCCGTTGGGAGAAGAAGACCTTACCATTCTTGCGGACCTCTGAGTTCCTCTGGCAAGAAGGCCATACGGCCCACGCCGACGGTCAAGAAGCCTTAGAGCGCACCATGCGTATGCTCCAAATCTATAAGGAAGTCGTGGAAGGTGTCTTGGCTGTGCCAGTCGTAGACGGTGAGAAAACACCTTCTGAGCGCTTTGCCGGGGCTGTTAGCACCTTCTCCATTGAAGCCATGATGCAAGACGGCAAAGCCGTTCAAGCTGGGACTTCACACTACATGGGGACCAAGTTTGCGGAGGCTTTCGACATCCGTTACCTCAATACAGATAACGAGCACGTTTATGCCCACACTAGCTCATTCGGGGTATCCACTCGCTTGATTGGGGCTATGATTATGACTCACGGCGATGACAAGGGCTTGGTCTTGCCACCAGCAGTGGCCCCAACTCAAGTAGTCTTCGTTCCAGTAGGTCCATGGCAAAAGAACCCAGCCATTCTGGACAAAATCCATGAATTACAGGCACAACTTAAAGCTGCAGGTATCCGTTGCCGCGTAGACGACAGCAACAACTCGCCAGGTTTCAAATTCAATGAATGGGAACTTCGTGGGGTGCCAGTTCGGATTGAGTGTGGTCCACGCGACTTAGAAAATGCGCAAGTCATGATGAAGGCTCGCGACTTAGATGACAAAGTAGCCGTACCATTTGACAACTTCTTGGCTAGCGTTCAAGCGGAATTGGCTAGCATGCAAGGACGACTCTTAGAAAAGGCGCGCCAAATGAACCAAGCCAACTACTATACAGACATCAATAGCTTAGATGAGCTCAAAGCCCACATCGAAAGCAAGCGGGCAGCTGGCCAAGTGCCTGGTTGGGTGTTAGCAGGTTGGGATGGCACTGAAGAGAGCGAAGCCAAGATTAAGGAAGAAACTGGCTTCACCACGCGTAACATTCCATTTGCAGGTCAAGTGCCAGAGAAAGCAACCTGTATCGTGACAGGCCAACCGGCTAAACACACCGTATGGTTGGCGCGGGCCTACTAA
- the lepB gene encoding signal peptidase I, with translation MNIKAIAKEVLEFLVYLIIMVAAVFALRHFVVESFRVDGHSMDYTLQHDERLFMWKLAKIERFDVVVIKAPSDPSKRYIKRVIGVPGDTIEVRDDKLYLNGVATDEPYLAEKVKEYQAANPNGNFTQNFTLAQVAGASTVPEGKYFVLGDNRQNSLDGRSFGFIDANTVEGEADVSYWPLNRLGLLQKYKLNDAGQIVNR, from the coding sequence ATGAATATCAAAGCAATTGCCAAGGAAGTCTTAGAATTCCTGGTTTACTTAATTATTATGGTAGCGGCGGTTTTCGCCTTGCGTCATTTTGTGGTGGAGTCCTTCCGTGTGGATGGACACTCGATGGACTATACTTTACAACATGATGAACGTCTCTTTATGTGGAAACTGGCTAAAATCGAACGTTTCGACGTGGTAGTTATTAAGGCGCCGAGCGACCCTAGCAAACGTTACATCAAAAGGGTCATTGGCGTGCCAGGTGACACCATTGAAGTGCGCGACGACAAACTTTACCTCAATGGCGTGGCTACTGACGAGCCATACTTAGCTGAGAAGGTGAAGGAGTACCAGGCAGCCAATCCAAATGGCAACTTCACGCAAAACTTCACCCTAGCTCAAGTTGCAGGAGCTAGCACAGTGCCAGAAGGTAAGTACTTCGTCTTGGGGGATAACCGTCAGAACTCACTAGACGGCCGTTCCTTTGGCTTTATTGATGCCAACACGGTCGAAGGGGAAGCCGATGTCAGCTATTGGCCTTTAAATCGCCTAGGCCTCTTGCAAAAGTATAAATTAAATGATGCGGGGCAAATTGTGAACCGCTAA